A stretch of DNA from Ctenopharyngodon idella isolate HZGC_01 chromosome 6, HZGC01, whole genome shotgun sequence:
GAGTCCTTTACCTCAGCAACGGCCTGCCGCATTGCCTGTTTGGGGAGGGGGACAATGGGGCAATATTTCACTCAGGAAAAATCTGGCACTACATGAAGTGAAACGCTCCATATGCCATCATCAAAGATTAAAGGAGTGGGAGTAGGCCATTTAATAATGGTTGTCTCTTATTGGCTTGTGTGCTTTTTaccttgtttttatttttgttggcaTGGCCAGGGGCTTTGCTTTGCTTCCTCTTAGTTTTCTGTTCTGTAAGACACGCACAATGCACACTGAGGTCATTTCACTTCAGTTATGGCTGCGGGAAAGGCCAACCCCATCCCATGGGCATTTCTGCTGATTTACCCAGTTTGCTTGAGCTCcactaataaaaaatgaactGTGTATGCATTTTAAGtgtttcaaatgtcaatcactgtgataaaaataaatagtaatagtaatagaaataataataataataataataataatacaagttTCATTTCAAGTAGTATTTGggtatttttaagtaaaatgtgCACAATTTGTGAAAGTTTTGTGATGCGAGTAAAAGtggaaaaaatgtgaaatgacAAAAAGGTGGGGGAGGGGGAAGAAAACACAACACTAATCTTAATATACAACAGTTGTCTatgaaaatttgttttattcaaatCTCTGGGTGTCAAACACCAAGCTCAATGGGTAAGCTGTATACCTCTTTAGGTAAATAAAATGCACACATCTACAAAATATGCAATAGATATAAAGCAGGACAAGTGGTTGCCACATATGACAAGCTTGTTTTGGTCCTAGCTTCCATGTTTCAACTATAGTTTACAATCCAAGTACCTCACATACAACATATCAACGTATGCTTTTACAATCTATTGTAGATCATCATTACATATACATCTCTGCATAACCTATCACACAAGTACAAAAGGTAAAATTACAAAGCAATGGAAGAGGAGAATCACATAGTAATGAACGACTGCAGCAGTTTAAAACAGACCAGGTGCAACTCTTAGCAGGGACAATAGCACGGCACAAACTACTGTGCTTTCAGTTATGTTTGATGAAGGTCTAAATTAAAAACTGGTCTTTCTTCTAAGCCCTTACCACAGAGTATTTTTAACCTAAATGCTGTGGGACCCCACACCAAGAGCCAACTGGTCTGAAGCTTGTCTTAAAACTACAGCACTAACATAAATATGTGATTGTGatgaaaacaagaacaaaatatatatataacacaggaaaaagaataaataatagcagccaaagaaaaaaaaaaaaaaaaaaaaaaaaaagtgagagacCCCTTACAAGActaataattttagttttttggagccaaaagtgcacaatttttattaaaaaaagaaaaagtaagagATGGGACAAGtagtgaggggaaaaaaaaaaaaaaaaaaggaacatacaccatttttttttttttttttaaatgagggaAAAGAAATTCTGAACTGCTTTTGCTGTCCAGTAGTGAAATAACTTTAAGAGTTTATAACACTGGGGATGTCCGAGTAAGCTTTAcaatttttggtttgttttctgCATCAGTTGCCAGATAGTTAGCTGGAGGGCACAGACTGGCCTGAGAGACAGTGAGTGAATAAAAGGGTTGATGGGTAGGTGTGAAGCAGCTAACCTGAATCAGAGTCACAGCTATCAGAGGAGCTAGAGTCACTACTACTGCTGTCAGAGCTGGacgagctgctgctgctgtcactCAGACGAGACGGACGGGTCATGTCTTTAAACTCACCTTCCGTttcaactgcaaaaaaaaaaaaaacaaaaacaaaaaaaacaccatacATGTTTATATTGCATCTATACGATtacacttttattattttaaaggaataaaataaatatatatacacactcactTTTGGCCTTTTTATTGGAGTTTGGTTCTCCAGTTGTGTGTTGCATGTCTTTATCCATTTCCTTGATTTTAGACTTCTTTTGTGacttattttctaaaaatgtaaacagattaCCCATAAATTTAAGCTAAAATTTCTCCCTTTACACATAAATTACAAGACAAAATACAATACAGGAGTTTAAGTACCACCAAATTTGAGAAGAACAACATGAGGCACTACTGCTCTACAAAATTGTAAAACAGGGTTGCCTGTAACCTTGTCCTTTCAATTAATGAGAAggaaaataaattttgaaattaaatatattatatatatatatatatatatatatatatatatattaaaaaaaaaaaaaaaaaaaaaagtatctagGTATGTCTGAGTATGTCTGTTTTGCACAGAAAAATACCCCTTGTTGAAAGCAATTTGTTAAGCAAATTCAGGCTACATGGAGGCCAAAACACTATACTACAATAGTctgtggatatttttttttttttttttcttcttataaatgatgaattttcCATGACTTGgcacatatattttatattttcatgtcaTTTAGTCATATCACACGTGCTGTGAACAGGGTTTTAGTACTACTCACATAATTTCATTTACACAGCTTTCCATATAATATGTTCCAGCATGAAAAgctattaataattaataatgactGAATATTACTCACTGTCGGTTTCTTTTGGTTTCTTTCGAAGGCAGGTTACAACGTAGCACTCAAGAGCTCGAAGAGTTGAAGGTTTAAGAGTCTCAAAGTCGATCTCGATCTCCTCAGGGTCTGTGTCCCTGAGCAGGGGTTCTCGCGCCTTGATGATGTTCACTACTTTGCCAAGCTTGTCCCCAGGAAGCTTGTTAATGTCTAAACTTAGTTGCCGTTTCTCCTCATAAGACATGGGTAAAGTGTTCATCTcttcttcagagtcacatgctCTACTCTCTTTTCGCCTGAGAACAGAGTTTACGTGATTTTTATTTCTCTAAGAATAAGGTGCcatagtaaaaaatatatacatttttttttagtgtggcCAGGGATGGTATGtgcaccaacacacacacacacaaacaaaactttttctTACCCTGATGACTTGCTGCTGTTTGACCTTTTCTGTAATTTTGcagatttctttatttcttcacCTTTTCGCTTACTggactctctctctttcttcctcttcttcttcttggatttttcccttttctttgGTTTCAAGAGTGGTGTTTTGGTCAGTAACTGCAGCTGCTCTCGTACTGCTTTCAGCTGGAGAGAAAAAACAGAAATCGAATTAAGAATAATTACGCTCAATCTAGTTTAAAACCCTGCAAGCTACCTCTCACTGCCTACTGTACAAATTGGCAGCATCCAAACACCCATGAAACTTCATAACTGACTGATCTGGAATGCTCACATTGGCAGATAAGACTAGACTTCAGCAGGGTTTGACAATAATAGCACAGTAACTAAGCTAAAACCATAAGACTGTAATAAGCAGAATAAAACACAAGTATGTGTGCGATATCACGGTTTTAGATTGAGCAATGCCTTCACAATCTGCCTCTGAAGAGAGATTGTTAGTAATAGTCTGTCATTCTGTTTTCCTTTATATTTTGTAACCTTGTAttgaaaaaaattcaaaagaaaaattagTTTGGCTGTACTGCTCAATGTCTTGCAAAATACTcttaaaatcaacaaaaattGTGGAAGATTGTGGATCGTGATCAATATATGATATTTTTTGCCACATCACCAACCCCTATACACAAGTAAAAATTGattttgtaaattatttgtAAAGACTTTTCGGTTTAGAGTATACAGCACAagcatattcattttaattgtttattaataaatgagtgttttctgagtcagtgtcggCTCGGCAGCAAAGATGTTGACAATGCTGACTCACCATCTCCGCAGTATAGTGGGCATGCTTTCAAGAGAGAAAATAATCAGAGAGTAGCCTAAAAGTTTTCGATTTGaatttggttcattttaaagtagacatttcaagcttcctcatattaatatatatatatatatatatatatatatatatatatatatatatatatatatatatatatatatatatatatatatatatattatatatatatatagatatagaacTTAGTCCtgtcaacattttgaaaattgtttttgtgttcattgagataatgtttaaaatgttacttttctaagggggtgtactcatttacgctgagcagtgtgtgtgtattatatacatattacacatacatacataatatatatatatatatatatatatatatatatatatatatatatatatatatatatatgtatgtatgtatgtatgtatgtgtaatatgcatataatacacacacactgctcagcgtaaatgagaaaaaataaaactccacaggaagtggcaaaGTCACGCACTCCGTGAGGTACAGATCATTaccttgtggtaattacagtatgtcgggcaggaaatccaaacgtttGCCTATCATCCATTGACCTCGCCTATGGCTTATCATTTATAACAAGCCGCGAGCTACTCACGAGCCGATCTTGATCATGCAACAATGTTACTACACAGTGCTGAAGATCCAGGAAAGAAAGCATTTGAATTCACCACAGAATTAATAACATCGCTGCACGATCTAGTGTGATGCATTCAAATTTGGCGCACAGTTCTCTGTTATTAACCGTATCAGATCAAACAGCACTGACATGGAAACCAGGCAGGAATTGTCAAATACTTTCAAGTACTTATCACAtctttttccagcactttaaAAGTCTAAAGCTGGGTGCACACTGTGAGTTTTATAATagccttttatatatatatatatatatatatatatatatatatatatatatatatatatatatataaaatgaaacacacacacacactgctcagcataaatgagtacacccccttagaaaagtaacattttaaacattatctcaatgaacacaaaaacaattttcaaaatgttgacaGGACTAAGTTCAATATAACTTATAACACTtactgtttaacttataacatgaaagcaAGGTAATAATATAacagattacacatttttcagttttactcaaattagggtgatgcaaaaatgagtacaccccacaacaaaaactactacatctagtactttgtatggcctccatgatttttaatgacagcaccaagtcttctaggcatggaatgaacaagttggcgacattttgcaacatttatctttttccattcttcaagaatgacctcttttagagactggatgctggatggaaagtgatgctcaacttgtctcttcagaattccccataggtgttcgattaggttcagatcaggagacatacttggccactgaatcactttcaccctgttcttcttcagaaatccaacagtggccttagatgtgtgtttaggatcattgtcatgttggaaaagtgcacaatgaccaagggcacggagtgatggtggcatattctctttcagtatagagcagtacatctgtgaattcatgatgccatcaatgaaatgcagctccccgacaccagcagcactcatgcagccccacataaggacactgccaccacgtttcactgtaggcaccatgcatttttctttgtattcctcacctttgcgacgccatacaatTTTAAAgcaatcagttccaaaaacatttatcttggtctcatcactccagagtatagagtcccagtagtcttcatctttgtcagcatgggccctggcaaactctaggtgggctttttttgtgcctgggctttaggagaggcttctttcgtggacggcacccatgcatgccattcctctgcagtgtatgccgtattgtgtcacgggaaatagtcaccccactttggctttctacttctttagacaACTGCATCACCCTaaattgtctttttaaaaaatgtttgagttttcctacactttgaaatatttagttttataaATGGGGATAATCtttgaaggatgaacaaataattttttcggTCAtcacgttaaaaaaaaaaacacatgtaaatatGACATTAAGCCAGGTGCACACTGCAATTTTGGCCAtgatttggtcgtctgagacaaattttgaaaaTTCTAAAAGATTCCTCTGATCCCACGCTAAAATCTGCAGCCTTTTACATGTTCACAGACTGATTAATGACCATTgcaatcaaattttacctctgacgaaattctggcagtgtcagaaggtTTGGTGCACAGTCCTGCATTGAGACTTCTACAACAACCGTCAAATTgacttgtttttaaagaaaagccatgatcaaaattaactctagagatttctttgtaagccaccatttcagtcccacATGTAATGCATCTCATAGTCACCGAACGTGTATGGGttgatgtaaaactccggacaaGTTCATGCGCGCATCTGTTTTTAACTTGTCTTGCCTGTCATACAGTCTAACATAAacgacagctgagatcccacagtgtgacatgaggatcatgttcgtacaatctgacaagcaacaatcgtaaaaGGCTATTATAAAACTCACAGTGTGCACCCAGCTTTAGAGTTttaaagtgctggaaaaagaTGTGATAAGTATTTGAAAGTATTTGACAATTCCTGCCTGGTTTCCATGTCAGTgctgtttgatctgatatctaCGGTTAATAACAGAGAACTGTGCATCACACTAGATCGCGCAGCGATGTTATTAATTCTGTGGTTAATTCAAATGCTTTCTTTCCTGGATCTTCAGCACTGTGTAGTAACATTGTTGCATGATCAAGATCGGCTCGTGAGTAGCTCGCGGCTTGTTATAAATGATAAGCCATAGGCGAGGTCAATGGATGATAGGCaaacgtttggatttcctgcccgacatactgtaattaccacaaggtAATGATCTGTACCTCACGGAGTGCGTGACtttgccacttcctgtggagttttattttttctgcgACTAACAGACTAATAAAATCTcggtcgactaagcctcttctttATTATCTACTCCACTATTAGGAAGCAGTCCTACAAGGATACATTCCAGGCTGCCATAGATTACCTGTTCCTCCAAGCTGGCAAGCCTCTGCGCTCTCTCCTCTTCATCCTCTTCTGTGTCTGAGGAGTCTTCTGATGGAGATGATGATTCGCTGTCACTGCTCTCAGAGCTGGACGGACTGTGTGCTCTCTCCTTCCTTACTCTGTTCTGACTCGAGGTTGGGGCTGCATTCCTCGGCTCTTCAGGAATCTTAGAGAAGCGAAACTCAAAAACATCctgggaaaaataaataaataaataaaaataataataatcataataataataataaaaaaaacaacattcagCCTGTGAGGAAAGATTTAATTTCCTGGGAGCAATATGcagatattgcatttataaaagGAAATAGGAAAATAAGACAAGCAAAGGTTTTGAAGAATGATTTAACCACCAAAAGACACACCTGGAGTTTTCTTGCCATTCCCACTACCTCATGGCCTGGTGGATTGTATTTGTAGCAGTTTGAGAACATGAGCCGCATATCTGCAGCAAATTGCAATGCATCCGTGTACTCACGAGTTTCCATCTTTTTCTGTTAGAAAAAAATATGCCAATTACATGGCTCAataataaatgatcaaatattttCCAGTAATATTAACACAATAGTGGTACTCACTTTTATGGTACCCATATCCATGGGTTGGTGAATGATTTCATGATAATCATCAAGGCCCAGTGCCTTAGCATCCACAGGCTTATAAAAGGGCCAGGCATAAGCAGAATGCTTTTTGGCAAACATCTCTTTTAGGATGGCACTGCAGTATTTGAGTCTCTCAGAGAGTTTGGTCCTTCTGCCCACCTGATGCTGTGGTGGTGATTCAGGAAGGTCTTTACAGGGAGGTTTGATGGGTCGGCCGCTGCCTCGCCTGGAGAATAACTTTAGGACTTTTGGTTCTGTTACACAAGGGGATGACTCACAGCTGTTGATGGAAGAGGCAGAAGGGGTAGTAGTGTCTGCTTTTCTTTTCACGCCATTTTTCAACTGAAAGAAAATGAGACCATTCATTTAGATGGATGTGGATTACGGTTTAAACAACTAATGCTCAAATTTTCCCCTACTATCCCACCTTAAGCATGTTTTACTTCCATAATTGTAACATACCAAGTGACCTCACAGAGATACAACAAAGTAACCCTCATCTGAGTCAAAGAGGCACGACTACAGCATTTAATCCTTGCCAAACattgtaattgtaaaaacaGTTAATTATGTTGTTTTGCCGTAGCAGTTCAAGCACGAGTCGTATTTCGAAATTCTCTGTGTCGTGAACTTTTCAATGCGCAGCACAACTGAGCGCTGTGACTCCATATTGCTTTAAGCACATCATTCTGCACCCAGGATGCGCATAAGcggtttgtgctgctgttttgaAGCGTTTCATATTATCATGGTTTTGCACACTGAAAGattataaatagcctattttGTTCTGTCGTATCTATCATATCTTGTTGCCCCAATAAAAAGCTgcacaatacatttaaaataaacgtCTTTTAATCTttgattattataaatacatatgtctttacacacacatatatatatatatatatatatatatatatatatatatatatatatatatatatacacacacacacacattatatatatatgtgtatatatatatatatatatatatatatatatatatatatatatataaaaatataaatcaaacAAAGAGTTTTCTCATTTCATAAGAATACAAATAgtaattttaaactttttattaacatttagattttataaaattactCTGCAAAGTTCTCTTCAAGAATTAGGCTAGCATACTCTTTGCTGCTGAATTATATAGTCAcctagattttatttatttatttatttatttatttattttttggtcagctaatgattatatatttttattccttTGTTATTTTTCTCTATAATGAAGTAGTGTGTTTAGTGCTTttatgcttttatgatgcaagATTTGTAATTTGTTTCAACCTTtatgaactttatgaatgattatttttggTTTAAGTCGTGTGTGTAAAGGAATTGGAAGCAGGTAGCATAcaagtgtttctaaagcacgtatagtagtgccatctgctgtttaaaaacaaagctcagaatcgattagaGAGAATCACGATacatcggaaaatatcagaatcgctccagattCTTCGTATTGCAATTCAAgattcgatgtattgtcccagtcCTACTTATCACATGACAAGagtaaggagagatgactgaGAAGACACTGGCGGAGGACTTGGTGCACAACAGATCCCGTGCATCATTGACATcttatcttgtaaaatgtgAGTTCAGGTGCCGCTCCCTATACACAAAGTATGCATGATTGCGAATTCGAAAGTGAAAAGCGAGTGTGCATTTAAAAGCGTTTAATACCCCACACATTGATAGCGGCTGCAAATGTTAGCGgctgcaaaataaaaataatccatatgaatcgagtagTTCAgtgcaaattttctgaagagacttgatcggtTTTTATGCTGAATAGACTTAATTTGGGCGTTTACTCTCATGTAAACATTAATCAgcaaacataagcagaagctcaactgaatgTGAAtgacacaagaacaaacctcttccggaagctcaaatgtgctgtgtaaccaatgaggttcattctcgtgtgttacgtaGCACATCTGAGCTTCCAGAAGAAGTTTttattcatcataaaaagtgatcgagtctctttagaaaatgttTACTAAACTGCATGATTcctatggattagttttctgatctctttatgaactttttcaAGTGTAAAAGTGGTCgctgcgtagctgtctatgaaGGGACAGACATGTCTCagatttgtgttccgaaaataaacgaaagtcttacgagtttgaAATAACATGAAGGCGAGTAATTATCAAcgacatttttcattttggggtgaattaacTCTTTAATTCTTTGCATTTTATCATATAGTTTGTGAAAGTCAGGAAGTAATGGGATGTTCATATCACTGTAATTACCAGGTGTTCATTTTGAGGCATACAATGAGTAACAATGCCTGTTCTAGGAATTCACTTGGTAAGGTATGGGACACTTATGATACTGCTGAGACATGACGTGTTAAAAGTGCAGGTGGTTTGAGTGGAACTGACTTTGGCTGTGAGCTGTGCAGACAAGGGAGTGGAGGGAATTGTGTGTAGAGCATCTGGAGGGATGACAGTCACTGTTTGCTGGAAAACCACCTCAGACACAGGAGACTGTGGCCTCATCTTTAACACTGCAGAAACATGCAAATGTAAACTTTATTTCCACCGTCAATTACCAAACATAACGCAAAAACCTGAAACGTATAGTAATTTGGCATTAATCTATTTAATTAGAAAGGTTTTAGGGTGAGAATACCTGTTGTAGACTTCCTTCCTCCTTTCAGAGGAGCTTTATTTGTCACAGCAGAGATCTCAAACTCATCCTGAGGCATCTCTGCCACCTTCTCCAAAAAAAGCTTCTCAAGCATTTGAGCCATTTTAACAATATCATCTCCTGGCTGGaaccacacacatacaaaaatgtCTGAGACCAAATGTCGAAAATCAATTCTTCAACTTAAAGCAATTTTACACAAAACAAGACCAAGGTCCTCACCCGATTGTACACGTAACAGTTTGTGAACATGGTGTTGAAGTCTTCTACGCACTCCATTGCCTTCCAGTAGTAATTGTTCTCAAGACGCTTTTTAATGGTACTCAAGTCCATTGGGTTCTTGATGATTGCATAATAATCCTAAATTAAATAAgcaagaacattttaaaacagagGTTATTTAAGATTTGTACTTACAAACTGTGTAGtcagtaaaacaaaaaagttaataaaaaaaaagttaataaaaaataaataaataaaacagacaagaGCACTGTGGGACTTACTGGCAAATTGAGTCTGACTGCGTCCACAGGCTGCCTGAAAGGCCAGGAGAAGTGGTGTCTCCACAGGGACTTAATCACCACTTTTTCTAGATACTGCAACTGATTGGTGAGGCGCCCAGGCTTTTTGGGGTTCTTGAACTCGGGGGGAGGGGGGTTCCCATTCATGGTGAAATTCTGTGGGGGTTTCACATCAGACATCGCCTGAACTGATCCAGGGAGTGGTGACCAGTATGGAAAGGGTTTTTGCAGCTACGCCTAGGCAGCTCAGCGAGCATTACACTTCCACTGCCTGTGCCACTGTAAACAGGGAGAGCAGTGTCAGCATACTCCTGGTATTCTGCACTGCTGTTTATTATCTTTAGGCAAATCTGAATAAGCAGCAGATGAGAACAAGCCTATTTGAATCATACAAATACTTACGACAAATATAAAAGTCAATGTAATAaccttttaataataaatgcatactgTGAATATTTCTAGTTGATCAAATATTGCACTCTAGTCCAGTGCTAAGGACTACTGCAGGCTTCCTGTGGTATGCACTGCCCTCTATTGCCTAATAAGTGAACACTACAGTGCCTTTCAGCTCCACTAGATATCTTTATAAGTTGAAGTACAAGATCAGTCTTACTCCACCCAAAAcaaccttaaaaaaataaaaataaaaataactagaCAAACGGATATACGCAAGGAAACTTTTTACAGCGAAAATGCAGTAAATCAAAGTTTGAACATGCTAACTATTTTTCTCCCATAAACGAAGATTATCcagcacattaaaaaaaaaaaaaaaccaaaaaaaaaacaccagtgctgtttagatttttttttttttttttaaatgccaatGTGACTTTAAGACTAAACTTCATTcttaaaaagggaaaaaaaggtcAGAAATTTATATTACTGCAACATTTTTTCCAAggcaaatataaaaaaagctaGTAGTAATAGAAATGTATCCCTAATCAATTTTCACTTACCAACTTAAAATGCCCTTCAAGACTTAAGTTAACATTACCCAATAGTTGAACAATAAATCTAAGACTCTTACTTTTACCATTTAGAcagtgaaaaacattttttttttttataataaaaaagtcagaatttatttaaatagtctcTGAGCAAGCTTTATTCAGCTCAACTACAGAGGTTATCCTTCATTACACTTACCCCAAACTAAAAGGTCATCGTCCCgctcagtaatattttttttctcatactcaaaaacatttacaagtTATATTGATCATTATGTgtactttatttaaataaaagtaaaagaaaacaaaatcactGTACAAGAAACCTAAGGActtacaaatttatttatacaagaaaaacaatttaaaaaataaataaatgccactTTATTAAATTTTCGTAAgctatataaaaacatttagtttCACACTGGTTTGCTTATGGTTGGGAAGAGAGTATTTCTGTTTTTGGAGGGAAGGGGGGGGGGGAGAAGGAAAGGTCCATTTTCATTGATAAAGTCCACTGGAAGGAAAAggaaatatttcatgtttattctctAACAAAGTTTACAATTAGTCTATACAAATGTAGCGACGTTAAGACAATTTGTCTATGTTGTGGTCAAGCGCATGCCAATTGGACAAATTTAAGACTGCACACAAGAAAATAACATTCATCTATTCAGACCAGAAAGAGACTTCGTAGGTCAACAAAATTTACCAACAAtgtaatattgaaatataaacagCTCACTATGATCAGAGAGTGAAATATGCACATGTGTTGCgtttaaatgcaaaattttgtttgtttctttaccCAATCCAGGGCCATGCGTTACATAAACCTGACGACCTCTTATGGGTGACGCAATACCAACTTCCGGCTCAATATGAATGCCACAGAAGTGTCGCATCTGCTTAAATTATCAGTATTAGGAACTTATACGAGCATATAACACACTTTAGGTAATTAGACACAGGTTTACATGAATTCCCCGATAACCGAGTTATCAAGCCTCGAGCCACAAAATGGCGCCTGGCTAGCTTTAGCTCGGCTAGCCACACATTACCCCGCCCCGTCAGATGCTGACATTGAGCTCAGTTAACAGTCCCTCCCCTAACCATTCCGCCAGCTAAATGAAGCTAGCTCAACTTGGACCCAAAATTTTACCTTTCCGTCTCGGGCACAACAAAGAAAGTTTAAACTGCCGAACTGAGACAGACGCTGCAGTGCAGGAGGAGCTCTGCTGGAAAACTTCACCAATCGAAGGATCTTGTTGATGCTTTGCGCCCGAAAAACCCTCTTAGAAAACGACtgaaagattgttgagcttagTTTTCAACGCCAACAGAACAAATTAACATCatatacatttgaaataactctGTTTCTTTGAAAGGTTAGTCATCAATGGCGGATGTCTCTCAAGGCAACCGCCTGGTATTTATACCCTCCTGCTGAAAGCGCCCAATCCCATTGGACAAGACCCCTCACGTGCTCCCTTCTTCCCCCTCGCGCCTCTAACACCGagaaaatattcctttaaaatgtATCCCACGGAAACCACACTCTGTTTTTATACCCGAAATGCTGTTTTACAATTGATCACGTTTATTTTTACGACGACGGACGAACTAAGAAACAGACATGTACGTcagagtatttttttaaaactgcgACATAACTGGTCTCCGGACATCACATGACCATTCTAGAACATTCTGTCGATCGCTATAGCTCAATTCCCGTTTTTAGTGTCTGTTAAATGGTTACATTGTGGCTCTTTTCCGTGGCTTTGGTTGTCAGCTTCTAGCGAGTGTCGGACATCGGTCATCT
This window harbors:
- the brdt gene encoding bromodomain testis-specific protein isoform X1 encodes the protein MSDVKPPQNFTMNGNPPPPEFKNPKKPGRLTNQLQYLEKVVIKSLWRHHFSWPFRQPVDAVRLNLPDYYAIIKNPMDLSTIKKRLENNYYWKAMECVEDFNTMFTNCYVYNRPGDDIVKMAQMLEKLFLEKVAEMPQDEFEISAVTNKAPLKGGRKSTTVLKMRPQSPVSEVVFQQTVTVIPPDALHTIPSTPLSAQLTAKLKNGVKRKADTTTPSASSINSCESSPCVTEPKVLKLFSRRGSGRPIKPPCKDLPESPPQHQVGRRTKLSERLKYCSAILKEMFAKKHSAYAWPFYKPVDAKALGLDDYHEIIHQPMDMGTIKKKMETREYTDALQFAADMRLMFSNCYKYNPPGHEVVGMARKLQDVFEFRFSKIPEEPRNAAPTSSQNRVRKERAHSPSSSESSDSESSSPSEDSSDTEEDEEERAQRLASLEEQLKAVREQLQLLTKTPLLKPKKREKSKKKKRKKERESSKRKGEEIKKSAKLQKRSNSSKSSGRKESRACDSEEEMNTLPMSYEEKRQLSLDINKLPGDKLGKVVNIIKAREPLLRDTDPEEIEIDFETLKPSTLRALECYVVTCLRKKPKETDKNKSQKKSKIKEMDKDMQHTTGEPNSNKKAKIETEGEFKDMTRPSRLSDSSSSSSSSDSSSSDSSSSDSCDSDSEQKTKRKQSKAPGHANKNKNKAMRQAVAEVKDSFSASVVTSQSRLTSLVSEADSKDLFASQQAKHPAEDTITAIPALHSRLPPQPSRPCGKAAPLPRKTWTAPLPLSPPPDQALSPLCNTSASSPCKENTTTSPKCSHISITPHPPTSLLADPLFPCSPSLDPLDPQVSQVGPPSPAAAEKAPHKSEQEGIPPLLSPLTSPPAAMPITGSQPTSSSQFEQCRLLSPLHESPLTNMRDEQGCPETLEEPSVQLHKMHGVTLDAGELCKSIQDAKSILPKKDIVLKHADSWTSLGKMAPQTPCPIKSSKESFQQFRKVAMEKEERERARKLQLEAGREKSSTDKSGLTQQVQKTKLDCQPSKPEVESAELPLMAAILDTPKAPEPCSLPQSSVDREREMARRREQERRRREAMSGVIDMTMQSDIMATFEKNLD
- the brdt gene encoding bromodomain testis-specific protein isoform X2, which translates into the protein MSDVKPPQNFTMNGNPPPPEFKNPKKPGRLTNQLQYLEKVVIKSLWRHHFSWPFRQPVDAVRLNLPDYYAIIKNPMDLSTIKKRLENNYYWKAMECVEDFNTMFTNCYVYNRPGDDIVKMAQMLEKLFLEKVAEMPQDEFEISAVTNKAPLKGGRKSTTVLKMRPQSPVSEVVFQQTVTVIPPDALHTIPSTPLSAQLTAKLKNGVKRKADTTTPSASSINSCESSPCVTEPKVLKLFSRRGSGRPIKPPCKDLPESPPQHQVGRRTKLSERLKYCSAILKEMFAKKHSAYAWPFYKPVDAKALGLDDYHEIIHQPMDMGTIKKKMETREYTDALQFAADMRLMFSNCYKYNPPGHEVVGMARKLQDVFEFRFSKIPEEPRNAAPTSSQNRVRKERAHSPSSSESSDSESSSPSEDSSDTEEDEEERAQRLASLEEQLKAVREQLQLLTKTPLLKPKKREKSKKKKRKKERESSKRKGEEIKKSAKLQKRSNSSKSSGRKESRACDSEEEMNTLPMSYEEKRQLSLDINKLPGDKLGKVVNIIKAREPLLRDTDPEEIEIDFETLKPSTLRALECYVVTCLRKKPKETDKNKSQKKSKIKEMDKDMQHTTGEPNSNKKAKIETEGEFKDMTRPSRLSDSSSSSSSSDSSSSDSSSSDSCDSDSEQKTKRKQSKAPGHANKNKNKAMRQAVAEVKDSFSASVVTSQSRLTSLVSEADSKDLFASQQAKHPAEDTITAIPGIPPLLSPLTSPPAAMPITGSQPTSSSQFEQCRLLSPLHESPLTNMRDEQGCPETLEEPSVQLHKMHGVTLDAGELCKSIQDAKSILPKKDIVLKHADSWTSLGKMAPQTPCPIKSSKESFQQFRKVAMEKEERERARKLQLEAGREKSSTDKSGLTQQVQKTKLDCQPSKPEVESAELPLMAAILDTPKAPEPCSLPQSSVDREREMARRREQERRRREAMSGVIDMTMQSDIMATFEKNLD